A DNA window from Streptomyces sp. B21-083 contains the following coding sequences:
- a CDS encoding SGNH/GDSL hydrolase family protein, with the protein MNNGLVGKSVYAFGDSIVYGHVYPHSFVDVVAEREGMALTKFARNGATIGADPHASGGQILTQVEQVTEIAPDFVVFDGGTNDAQSIFRDRAYTVGTYAEELEKTLHAMARKWPTARIVYVAAHKLGSRDWDTQVALREATLKACRKWDIAVADVFGETTFDTRDDTQRAKYTFDDLVNGFPGTEGSGTHPNEAGITTFYVPVVSATLQQISSH; encoded by the coding sequence GTGAACAATGGCTTGGTAGGTAAGAGCGTCTATGCCTTCGGCGACAGCATTGTGTACGGACATGTGTACCCGCACAGTTTCGTGGACGTAGTTGCGGAGCGCGAGGGTATGGCCCTCACCAAGTTCGCCCGGAACGGCGCGACCATAGGCGCCGACCCGCATGCTTCCGGAGGACAGATACTCACGCAGGTCGAGCAAGTGACCGAAATCGCGCCGGACTTCGTCGTCTTCGACGGAGGCACCAACGACGCGCAGTCCATTTTCCGGGACCGCGCGTACACGGTCGGCACCTACGCCGAAGAGTTGGAGAAGACGCTGCACGCCATGGCGCGGAAGTGGCCGACCGCCCGTATCGTGTACGTCGCCGCCCACAAGCTCGGTTCGCGGGACTGGGACACTCAGGTGGCGCTGCGCGAGGCGACCCTGAAAGCCTGCCGCAAGTGGGACATCGCCGTCGCCGACGTCTTCGGAGAGACCACGTTCGACACGCGCGACGACACCCAGCGTGCGAAATACACGTTCGACGACCTGGTCAACGGTTTCCCTGGCACAGAGGGGTCGGGAACACATCCCAACGAGGCGGGTATCACCACTTTCTATGTGCCGGTGGTGAGCGCCACGCTGCAGCAGATTTCATCCCATTGA
- a CDS encoding cupin domain-containing protein gives MNTTNTGLPGGVAISHLSVYDWPAADGACGGTPHMHLACSEAYVVTGGRGAVQTLTSSGYEVTPLQAGTVAWFTPGTIHRLVNEGDLRITVLMQNSGLPEAGDAVLTLPPEYLTDPETYARATAIPADAPEEERERVARARRDLALEGYRALREADGPQALAAFHRAAAALVRPRIAEWRERWRHGAEASAAATGVQLDWLERGDSPHLADAAVRSEQPAARGKFGMCGRLDVYAN, from the coding sequence ATGAACACAACCAACACCGGATTGCCCGGGGGCGTCGCCATCTCGCATCTGTCGGTGTACGACTGGCCTGCCGCCGACGGGGCGTGCGGCGGCACGCCTCACATGCACCTGGCGTGTTCAGAGGCTTATGTCGTCACCGGCGGACGCGGGGCCGTGCAGACGCTGACCTCTTCCGGGTACGAGGTCACTCCGCTCCAGGCCGGCACGGTCGCCTGGTTCACGCCGGGCACCATCCACCGGCTGGTCAATGAGGGCGATCTGCGGATCACCGTTCTGATGCAGAACAGCGGACTGCCGGAGGCGGGGGACGCGGTCCTCACGCTGCCCCCGGAGTACCTGACAGATCCGGAGACGTACGCCCGCGCCACCGCCATCCCGGCCGACGCGCCCGAGGAGGAGCGGGAGCGCGTCGCCCGGGCCCGGCGGGACCTCGCTCTGGAGGGCTACCGGGCACTTCGGGAGGCCGACGGGCCACAGGCCCTGGCCGCGTTCCACCGTGCCGCCGCCGCGCTCGTACGGCCCCGCATCGCCGAGTGGCGTGAGCGGTGGCGACACGGTGCCGAGGCCTCCGCCGCGGCCACCGGGGTGCAGCTCGACTGGCTGGAGCGCGGGGATTCCCCTCACCTCGCAGATGCCGCCGTGAGGTCTGAACAGCCCGCTGCCCGTGGGAAGTTCGGGATGTGCGGCCGGCTTGACGTCTACGCGAACTGA
- a CDS encoding ABC transporter substrate-binding protein yields MNPSPFRRVAIGAVASLSLVLTACSGSSTGSAPELGDKPVTIRATWWGADARAQLTDEVIKAFEKKYPNITVKGQYKDWNGYWDALATTTAAKDSPDVVQMDELYLASYADRGALYDLGKAKKILSTSQYDDQALATGQIDGTQYALPVGVGVMSILVNTDMFKKYGVKVPDDKTWTWDDYAKIAKELTDKSGGKIHGAAGAPGFSAGDVKYWARQHGENLFDKDGNVSLKPETLAGMWKYGLDLLSSGASVNTSTMVEDLTAGVTAGSFATGKAAMMGAYNTQITAIQQAAGAHVQLLQMPRVGSTKANFFKPSMYWAVSSQSAHPAEAAAFINFMLNDPKAADILKTERGIPANKEMLKHLQPTLAGTDKAAADYMNAVTPGESPVVTPNGGSGIEPELQRYSQEVYFKKTSPEAAAKAFIKELQGEIDAAK; encoded by the coding sequence ATGAACCCCAGCCCCTTCAGACGCGTCGCGATCGGGGCGGTCGCCTCACTCTCGCTCGTACTGACCGCTTGTAGCGGCAGCAGCACCGGATCCGCTCCCGAGCTCGGCGACAAGCCGGTCACCATCCGCGCCACCTGGTGGGGTGCGGACGCCCGCGCCCAGCTCACCGACGAGGTCATCAAGGCGTTCGAGAAGAAGTACCCCAACATCACGGTCAAGGGCCAGTACAAGGACTGGAACGGCTACTGGGACGCGCTCGCCACGACGACCGCGGCGAAGGACTCGCCCGACGTCGTCCAGATGGACGAGCTGTACCTCGCCTCGTACGCCGACCGCGGAGCGCTGTACGACCTCGGCAAGGCCAAGAAGATCCTCAGCACCTCGCAGTACGACGACCAGGCCCTGGCCACCGGACAGATCGACGGAACGCAGTACGCGCTTCCCGTCGGCGTCGGCGTCATGTCCATCCTCGTGAACACCGACATGTTCAAGAAGTACGGCGTGAAGGTTCCCGACGACAAGACCTGGACGTGGGACGACTACGCCAAGATCGCCAAGGAGCTGACGGACAAGAGCGGCGGCAAGATCCATGGTGCGGCCGGCGCGCCCGGCTTCTCCGCCGGCGATGTCAAGTACTGGGCTCGTCAGCACGGTGAGAACCTCTTCGACAAGGACGGCAACGTCTCGCTGAAGCCCGAGACGCTCGCCGGCATGTGGAAGTACGGTCTGGACCTGCTCTCCTCCGGGGCCAGCGTCAATACGTCGACGATGGTCGAGGACCTGACCGCCGGTGTCACCGCCGGCAGCTTCGCCACCGGCAAGGCGGCCATGATGGGGGCCTACAACACCCAGATCACCGCCATCCAGCAGGCCGCGGGCGCCCATGTGCAACTGCTGCAGATGCCTCGTGTCGGCAGCACCAAGGCGAACTTCTTCAAGCCCTCCATGTACTGGGCGGTCTCGAGCCAGAGCGCGCATCCGGCCGAGGCGGCCGCGTTCATCAACTTCATGCTCAACGACCCCAAGGCCGCCGACATCCTCAAGACGGAGCGCGGAATCCCCGCCAACAAGGAGATGCTGAAGCACCTCCAGCCGACTCTGGCCGGGACCGACAAGGCGGCAGCCGACTACATGAACGCCGTGACCCCGGGTGAGTCGCCGGTCGTGACGCCCAACGGCGGAAGCGGCATCGAGCCGGAGCTGCAGCGCTACAGCCAGGAGGTCTACTTCAAGAAGACCTCGCCCGAAGCCGCCGCGAAGGCCTTCATCAAGGAGCTTCAGGGCGAGATCGACGCTGCCAAGTGA
- a CDS encoding carbohydrate ABC transporter permease gives MSSINELRRLRGSQRGARQQNKAAFFFLLPWFVGLFGITLGPMLASLYLSFTKYNLLQPPQFNGVENWTRMLDDERLHKSLEVTFSYVLVSVPLQLAMALGLALVLDKGVRGLAFYRSVFYLPSLIGGSVAIAVLWRAMFGTNGLVNEALALVGVQGQGWISEPSTALSTLVVLNVWTFGSPMVIFLAGLRQIPTSLYEAASVDGAKRWRQFRSITIPLLTPIIFFNLVLQIIHAFQTFTQAFVVSGGTGGPADSTLFFSLYLYQRGFGHFDMGYASALAWLLLLIVAAFTAVNFWASKYWVFYDD, from the coding sequence GTGAGCTCCATCAACGAACTACGCCGGCTGCGCGGGTCCCAACGGGGCGCGCGCCAGCAGAACAAGGCGGCGTTCTTCTTCCTACTGCCATGGTTCGTCGGGCTCTTCGGGATCACTCTCGGTCCGATGCTGGCCTCGCTCTACCTCAGCTTCACCAAGTACAACCTGTTGCAGCCGCCGCAGTTCAACGGAGTCGAGAACTGGACGCGCATGCTCGATGACGAGCGTCTGCACAAGTCGCTCGAAGTGACGTTCAGCTACGTCCTCGTCTCCGTCCCGCTACAGCTGGCGATGGCCCTCGGGCTCGCCCTGGTGCTGGACAAGGGAGTGCGTGGCCTCGCCTTCTACCGCTCCGTCTTCTACCTGCCGTCACTGATCGGCGGCAGCGTGGCGATCGCCGTGCTGTGGCGCGCGATGTTCGGGACCAACGGCCTGGTCAACGAGGCCCTGGCCCTCGTCGGTGTCCAGGGGCAGGGCTGGATCTCGGAGCCGTCAACGGCGCTGTCGACCCTCGTCGTCCTGAACGTATGGACCTTCGGCTCACCCATGGTGATCTTCCTCGCCGGGCTGCGGCAGATTCCGACCTCCCTCTACGAGGCGGCCTCCGTCGACGGCGCGAAGCGCTGGCGCCAGTTCCGCAGCATCACCATTCCGCTGCTGACACCCATCATCTTCTTCAACCTCGTGCTGCAGATCATCCACGCCTTCCAGACCTTCACCCAGGCCTTCGTGGTCTCCGGCGGTACCGGAGGGCCCGCCGACTCCACCCTCTTCTTCTCGCTGTACCTGTACCAGCGCGGATTCGGCCACTTCGACATGGGGTACGCGTCCGCGCTCGCGTGGCTACTGCTCCTCATCGTCGCGGCCTTCACCGCCGTCAACTTCTGGGCCTCAAAGTACTGGGTGTTCTACGATGACTGA
- a CDS encoding carbohydrate ABC transporter permease, giving the protein MTDRTEAVPRSLPAPRPHAIRRVRRAVRAPLKHCLLTLCALTMLYPVLWMVVSSLRPNSQIFRSAGLALTHPRFENYSNGWNAFSQPFSHYMINSAIVVTGAILGNLLACSLAAYAFARLEFRAKRVLFAIMLVTIMLPIHVIIVPQYVLYSELGWVNTFLPLIVPKFLATDAFFIFLMVQFIRGIPREIDEAARIDGAGHARIFFHVILPLMVPALATTAIFTFIWTWNDFYTQLIYLTDPDMYTTPLALRTFVDQQSATDWGSVFAMSVVSLVPVFLVFLAGQRFLLRGIATTGGK; this is encoded by the coding sequence ATGACTGACCGCACCGAAGCCGTACCCCGCTCGCTGCCCGCCCCCCGCCCTCACGCGATACGCCGGGTCAGACGCGCCGTGCGCGCCCCTCTCAAGCACTGCCTGTTGACCCTCTGCGCCCTGACGATGCTGTACCCCGTCCTGTGGATGGTGGTCAGCTCGCTGCGTCCCAACAGTCAGATCTTCCGCAGTGCGGGACTCGCCCTGACGCACCCGCGCTTCGAGAACTACAGCAACGGCTGGAACGCCTTCTCCCAACCGTTCAGTCACTACATGATCAACTCGGCGATCGTCGTCACCGGCGCGATCCTCGGGAACCTCCTCGCCTGCTCCCTGGCCGCGTACGCGTTCGCCAGACTGGAATTCCGGGCGAAGCGCGTGCTGTTCGCCATCATGCTCGTCACCATCATGCTGCCGATCCACGTGATCATCGTGCCGCAGTACGTCCTGTACTCGGAACTCGGCTGGGTCAACACGTTCCTGCCCCTGATCGTGCCGAAGTTCCTGGCCACCGACGCCTTCTTCATCTTCCTGATGGTGCAGTTCATCCGGGGTATCCCCCGCGAGATCGACGAGGCGGCTCGGATCGACGGCGCCGGGCACGCGCGGATCTTCTTCCACGTCATCCTGCCGCTGATGGTCCCGGCCCTGGCGACCACCGCGATCTTCACCTTCATCTGGACCTGGAACGACTTCTACACCCAGCTCATTTACCTGACCGACCCGGACATGTACACCACTCCTCTCGCGCTGCGCACCTTCGTGGATCAGCAGAGCGCGACGGACTGGGGCTCGGTGTTCGCCATGAGCGTCGTGTCGCTCGTTCCCGTCTTCCTCGTCTTCCTCGCCGGGCAGCGCTTCCTGCTGCGAGGCATCGCGACCACCGGCGGCAAGTAA
- a CDS encoding LacI family DNA-binding transcriptional regulator, with protein MARLAGVSPQTVSRYLRFNGGLKPATLERVEKAIRELDYRPNLVARSMRTRKTGRLAILMPAMAFNPSRMLAGAGATAQDAGFFVDVVSAGGGVRARSDRLLELADSGQYEGILSLAPVLPAVESKLHQRTAVVISADFDDEMRGIGQLADATPLVRMIEHLAALGHSRFLHVAGDAQFASARARKQSYLETVERLGVESVGVFDGDWSGESGIEAIRALPSHARPTAVIAANDLVAAGVVRGARERGWDVPGDLSVTGWDNAGVGQFMTPSLTTVDVELEQLGSTAMAKLIAGLRDSAPETAEGSLFRIVWRESTAEPPAAGRLSRRR; from the coding sequence GTGGCGCGGCTCGCCGGTGTGTCACCCCAGACGGTGTCGCGGTATCTGCGGTTCAACGGGGGGCTGAAGCCGGCGACCCTGGAACGCGTGGAGAAGGCCATACGGGAACTGGACTACCGTCCCAACCTGGTGGCGCGGTCGATGCGCACGCGGAAGACCGGCCGACTGGCCATCCTCATGCCTGCCATGGCCTTCAACCCCTCACGCATGCTGGCGGGTGCCGGCGCGACGGCGCAGGACGCAGGGTTCTTCGTGGATGTCGTGAGTGCCGGGGGCGGCGTACGCGCGAGGAGCGACCGCCTGCTGGAGCTCGCCGATTCGGGACAGTACGAGGGCATCCTCTCCCTCGCCCCCGTGCTTCCCGCCGTGGAGAGCAAACTGCACCAGAGGACGGCCGTGGTGATCTCGGCCGACTTCGACGACGAGATGCGCGGCATCGGGCAGCTGGCCGACGCCACGCCCCTGGTGCGGATGATCGAGCACTTGGCGGCGCTCGGTCACTCCCGGTTCCTCCACGTGGCGGGCGACGCGCAGTTCGCCTCCGCGAGGGCGCGCAAGCAGAGCTATCTGGAGACCGTCGAACGCCTCGGGGTCGAGTCCGTCGGGGTCTTCGACGGAGACTGGTCGGGAGAGTCCGGCATCGAGGCGATACGGGCGCTCCCGAGCCATGCGCGGCCGACCGCGGTGATCGCGGCCAACGACCTTGTCGCAGCCGGCGTCGTCCGAGGCGCCCGGGAGCGCGGCTGGGACGTGCCCGGAGACCTCAGCGTGACCGGTTGGGACAACGCCGGGGTCGGGCAGTTCATGACCCCGTCACTGACCACCGTCGACGTGGAGCTCGAACAACTGGGCAGTACGGCCATGGCCAAGCTGATCGCGGGCCTGAGGGACAGCGCGCCCGAGACGGCTGAGGGCTCCTTGTTCCGGATCGTCTGGCGGGAGTCGACGGCCGAGCCGCCTGCGGCAGGGCGTCTCAGCCGCAGGCGGTGA